In Candidatus Cohnella colombiensis, one DNA window encodes the following:
- a CDS encoding HAD family acid phosphatase, which produces MKFGFDIDDTLINLREHAFHIYNKKLNQNVELEQFHALDKVQIHELFGMTAEQGSEMWKSSLEEIYYTTCPPYPDAVEALQRLDREGHEIYYITARREEHGERTMKWMIDQKFPVRKDRFYYGMQDEDKVSIIEKLNLDYYFDDKPAVLMTLGHLPIQLYAKSQSYNRHLELPCITSWSQLFDEIMHKKRIEPADRDATE; this is translated from the coding sequence TTGAAGTTCGGATTTGACATTGATGACACATTAATCAATTTAAGAGAACACGCTTTTCATATCTATAACAAAAAGCTAAATCAGAATGTAGAGCTAGAACAGTTTCATGCCTTAGATAAGGTGCAGATTCACGAGCTCTTCGGCATGACGGCGGAACAAGGCAGTGAGATGTGGAAGAGTTCATTAGAGGAAATCTATTATACTACATGTCCGCCCTACCCTGATGCAGTGGAAGCACTGCAAAGGCTGGATCGAGAAGGGCATGAAATTTATTATATTACTGCAAGACGGGAAGAGCATGGCGAGCGTACGATGAAGTGGATGATCGATCAGAAGTTTCCTGTACGCAAGGATCGATTTTATTATGGGATGCAGGACGAGGACAAGGTTTCGATTATAGAGAAACTGAATCTAGACTATTATTTTGATGATAAGCCAGCTGTTCTTATGACTTTGGGTCATCTTCCTATACAATTATATGCCAAGAGTCAGTCCTACAATCGTCACTTAGAGCTTCCGTGTATTACGAGTTGGTCCCAACTATTCGATGAGATTATGCATAAGAAGCGCATTGAACCTGCCGATAGGGATGCGACTGAATAA
- a CDS encoding GTP cyclohydrolase II — protein sequence MQTSLEPKALEILKDKIQLIETEEGATYLVGPIRLPVNLHGKTVDFQWYCWLSMCHATDNFQEIIDQLSSANLAEYQQSSVLVYGDFADADEALIRMHSICHTGDIFGSKRCDCGYQLKQSMENIVEHGTGALFYLANHEGRGIGLFSKAMAYVLQENGYDTVEANEKLGFVDDSRNYKDALNVLRKLRTKPVTLMTNNPKKLEALKQAGLTLSGRVPLWGDKSVFNEKYLKTKIYRSGHLKEESVCPND from the coding sequence TTGCAAACATCATTGGAACCTAAGGCGCTCGAGATTCTCAAGGACAAAATTCAACTCATTGAGACGGAAGAAGGCGCCACTTATTTAGTTGGACCCATCCGATTACCCGTCAATCTACATGGGAAGACGGTCGACTTTCAATGGTATTGCTGGCTTAGTATGTGCCATGCCACTGACAATTTCCAAGAAATCATCGATCAGCTGTCTTCTGCGAATTTAGCGGAATACCAGCAGTCTAGCGTGCTTGTATATGGAGATTTCGCAGATGCCGATGAAGCGCTAATCCGTATGCATTCAATCTGCCACACGGGTGATATATTCGGTAGCAAGAGATGCGATTGTGGCTATCAGTTAAAGCAGTCTATGGAAAATATTGTTGAGCACGGGACAGGGGCGCTATTCTATCTGGCGAACCATGAAGGTCGTGGCATAGGACTGTTCAGTAAGGCGATGGCTTATGTGCTCCAAGAGAATGGCTACGATACAGTGGAAGCCAATGAAAAGCTCGGATTTGTTGACGATTCAAGAAATTACAAGGATGCGCTTAATGTGCTACGGAAGCTTCGTACGAAGCCTGTTACGCTGATGACTAATAATCCTAAGAAGCTAGAGGCGCTGAAGCAGGCGGGTCTAACCCTATCTGGAAGAGTGCCATTATGGGGTGATAAATCGGTGTTTAATGAGAAATATTTGAAGACAAAGATTTATCGTTCTGGACACTTGAAGGAAGAGAGTGTTTGTCCCAATGACTAA
- a CDS encoding LLM class flavin-dependent oxidoreductase — protein MPEQQAGFEIGVYTLGDITPHPVTGRLIPAQQRLQEIIEASKLADEAGLDIFGIGEHHRLDYAVSATAVFLASVAQATKRIKLTSATTVLSTVDPVRLFEEYATLDLLSNGRVEIIAGRGAFLESFDLYGYSISDYDELFNENIELFQLLNQNERISWQGQFRPPLHEAEIAPRPIQKQIPIWTGVGGRLESAERAGRLGTGMVLAILGGDPASFKPLVDTYRATGISLGHSASNLKVGITGHGYIATTKEQAKEEYYTYYSNYRKYVSGQLGHGDVHISRAEFEQMAGPDTALFVGSPQQIIEKILRQYELFGHQRCMLQLDIGGLPFDKVAKSIELLATEVAPVIRREICK, from the coding sequence ATGCCAGAGCAACAAGCAGGCTTTGAAATAGGGGTTTACACGCTGGGGGATATTACACCTCATCCGGTAACGGGTCGTTTAATCCCTGCACAACAACGACTCCAAGAGATTATTGAAGCGTCGAAGCTAGCTGATGAGGCAGGGTTGGACATCTTCGGAATAGGTGAGCATCATCGCTTGGATTACGCGGTGTCGGCGACAGCTGTATTTTTAGCATCTGTTGCTCAAGCCACAAAGAGAATTAAACTAACGAGTGCGACAACGGTGCTTAGTACGGTAGATCCTGTGCGTTTGTTCGAGGAATACGCAACATTGGATTTGTTGTCGAACGGACGTGTTGAAATCATTGCTGGTCGCGGAGCTTTCTTAGAGTCCTTCGATCTCTATGGGTACAGCATTAGTGATTATGATGAACTGTTCAATGAAAATATTGAGCTATTTCAGCTGCTCAATCAGAATGAAAGAATATCGTGGCAAGGCCAATTCCGACCTCCGCTCCATGAGGCAGAAATTGCTCCGCGACCGATACAGAAGCAAATCCCGATCTGGACAGGTGTAGGCGGCAGACTTGAAAGTGCTGAACGAGCAGGAAGATTGGGTACGGGTATGGTACTAGCCATTCTAGGTGGCGATCCAGCCAGCTTCAAGCCGCTTGTTGATACGTACCGTGCAACGGGAATCTCATTAGGTCACAGTGCATCGAATCTGAAGGTGGGTATAACAGGGCATGGTTACATCGCTACCACTAAAGAGCAAGCCAAAGAGGAATATTATACGTACTATTCGAATTATCGCAAATATGTAAGTGGACAGCTTGGTCATGGGGATGTACATATTTCTCGTGCAGAGTTTGAGCAGATGGCTGGCCCAGATACAGCATTATTTGTAGGTAGCCCTCAGCAGATCATTGAGAAGATCTTGCGTCAATATGAGTTGTTTGGGCATCAGCGTTGTATGTTGCAACTTGATATTGGTGGGCTACCCTTCGACAAAGTTGCGAAGAGCATAGAGCTGCTGGCTACTGAAGTTGCTCCCGTTATTCGAAGGGAAATATGCAAGTAA